TTTCGTTCCACTACCAGTAAGAACTATTGTTAGGTTAGCTAGGTCAAGGCAGTCAAGGTTTGAGCTACTTAGCTATGCATCCTTTTCCAATCGGTTAGGTaccactaattattttaattctatataatCAACGGGGTTTTATTAGCTCCCATTTCGATTGTTACATCCTTGCTgtatttaagtacaatatttaaaactgtttagtattaaataagctATAAAGTAAGTATAAACATCTTGAAACAGtggaaatattaaatcagTTTAAGAGATCTTTAAGTTGTTAACTGTTCTTTGAATAAATCCATAAACCGttgacatttttcaaaatatttatataggtactgtaatttaaataaacataaatacgtTATACTATGTCTTAGTCTTTAATATACTGAGGAGTGttgcttaataataaattcatcattGTTATGATGCTtgggcttataaaataatttcagttttttgtttactgttctttgtgataaaattatttcatagatTCAATCTAAATGttcatttcatttatatactgTTGAAcacctattttttaataccaataattaagtataaatcatattacttATCCAGATACTTACTTGcttgtatacctacttattgtataatttatatgcttattatatatattatattatattatataaatatataaataaaatacaacaaacaTTTACTAAACCAATAATaggtttttgattttgaaactGATTTGTTATAGCCCCGCCATCCATATAACAATAAGTAGATACATTGATACCTATCATATATTAGTCATAGTTCTACAATTTTTTCTGACAGCTGGAAAGTTTATGctaattttatacaacataGATTTCAACATAATCAAGACAATCAAGTTAACCATAGGTATAATTTCGTTGACCCTAAATCAGGAGTCCACACACAAAATGTTTAGAGAATGTGGGGTTTAACAAAATGGggcaacaaaaaaatgtagatgTACTGACAGAAAATTTTAGCCTCTTACATGGTGAAATTTATGTGGCCATCAAAACTAAACAATAGTGATCTGTTTGACACCATCATGGAATCACAGAaaccataatttttaacattataaacatttttatacatttttaatttatcattattttaaaagtattattattccattttttaattttaatttttttatattatatcaatataatattatctatcattgaattattaggttaatattaataaataaactcattattttatatatatacgatgtatttattgttatatggaTGGCGGGGCTATAAAGTTTACACTCGCTGTGGCGGGGCTAGAACAAACCAGTACCgaattacctaataataataatattttattaataattaatattatttgccatgttgattaaaaaaaaaatagtattctaTTACTTGatgctaatttattttaatttaattgtactacctacatattttatatatagcaaataatataaccaaGTATTTTAAGGTGTTAGGTATTTGCTTTGTATAAAATAGACATttggagtattttttttaaacacatataaatgtaattgtcTTAGCAGCCACCATGCGCCACTAGTGAGCCAAatctaaatttgaataataagcaataaattattgcattagCATTGTGTGCATTGTCTACAGTATGATTGAAGAGGATGTAACACCTGGATGTTAGTCTCCGTCTACAAATGCACACCATAGCAAATTTATGCTCACATTTAGCtctgtttgtttaaaaattagagtgaatcTACCTATCATAAAACTTGatagtaaaaacattatctatgtttatatgttgattttttatgattattcagtttttaagtgagttataagcatttttaattaagttatattaaatacgcatgacttgctaaaaaattgaacatacaaatacagataatgttcttgttcttaccatcaagtttcataataggttgattcactctaatttttaaactaacagAGCTAAATGTGGTCTGCTGAGTGCAAATttgctatattatgtacttgtaagatggagacaacacatgcgaatGTGATGCCCTCTTAACTTATGGTTCTACCAGTATACAATGTATCTAatgcataaaatgtattttaataaataaaaaaaattatttatgaaaaatagtgtttgttactgaaataaattatttttttatttctgcatttattttttatgttttgtgtgTTGAAACATAGTAATTAAAAGACTTTGGGAAAGATATTCAAAatgattctttatttttacttttattttcaattatcatttatcctTTTCAAATTAAGGTTAAGGCATTTAGATAGTTTTCCaatgtcattattaatttatcttatagaatatattttttttatagtttaattattttgattatttaattcttcaaaatttaacaaatttttcacATAATGAAATCAATTTTTGGAGATTTTCTTTTTTGAGCTTAATCAAATCATTATGTGCTATAATTAGTATCTCAATATATGACTAATTGACACAATATCTATAGTTGAAGTCCATATAAATGGTCACCCTTGACTTGACTTAAAAGGCCAACTGAGGCaatgttaaacaaaataataacaattataactaatatatctCAATTTAGTAATGAAACTACATTAAACACGGTTTttcattctaatatttaaataacagagtaaaattgatttgattttgatgtaaaatgtatttgttatatgTTTGTGAATAGAGACATTATATGCGAATGTggcacaaataattatatgttattttcttGTTGCTCTACtttgaaaattgatttattctgACTATGAAGTACAAACCACTTcaaagttatatataatattttaatattttataaaataaaatgtatacctaaccaagtacttaataatacttaaataatattataatgtaatatacagttttaacagcatattaacatttataatgttcaaaaaatCCATCAAtgcacaatatgtatataattattgcagtTTATTTCAAAgatgtattcaaaaattacataatgggattacatatataataattaacttaaataaagaaatttaaaaaaaaaaaagaaaatctaacaatataaaaaatatagaaatttacATTCTTCAGTGACATATTTAAGTCTATATAAGTTTGACAAgttcatttttaactttttaacttgGTAATGCTGTaaagtaagtattaaaataattattagcattatttatatttattttattattattaacgtataGCATTAGACTTTTtagtatcattatttaaaaatttaatttctgtgTTTGTGGGAACCTCTCACTCCTGTCTACTTTAGAGCCACAGAATTTACTGCAcaatttttccaattttttatgTAGGAACTTACATAGtggtaattgttttttactcGGTTGTAAAGAAAGATAGTAGGACAATTTGTAAGCCTCCTCCCCAAACAAAATTCCTGAGAACACACCTGGTGAATCTGTACTGTGATGTCATTTActggttttaatttaattaaaataattggtgtCAAATAGTgtttatctatacatatttttatttaatcttcaTATAATTgaatgcaattttaatttgcaGTTATGAATGAAGTGCCTGAAATCTATAAAAGCAAAGTAGATGAactgaacaaaatattacaaagtaAAAACCAAGATATAAATCGTCTAAGAGATTTAGCTATTAGTGATGGAGGATTGGTGAtaagtaagtaaatatttaattaattcttaatattcAGAGAAAAGTCTAgactttttaaaaagttgttaCACTTGATTTGTTATCTTTATCTTACAAGTATGTAACATAGCTAATCTACTCTCAGTATGTCACATTTGTTTTGTTAgatttgatattatagtaaatcgaattattatgaaacttaaTGGTAAGAACTTAATCTGTGTTCATGTGTGGGTTTTTacgataattcaatttttttttttatagttttgcagaatacaaaataatgaatttttaaaatactcataactcaAGTAAAAGTagaattatcttaaaaatccTACATACAGACACAGATAAAATTCccattattaagttataataataagttgatTTACTCTAAATTTAAGTCTAATGAAACCAAACATAAAATTCTGAGCATAAATTCGCTATGTTATGTATTTGTGAGATAGAGATATAAATTGAGTGTAAGATATTaaggaatttaattaaaataagcaatatcagcataatattaaaaataatatatcaatatttgaaaatgaatcTGCGTTAGAACCACGATGAGGCATTATTGGTAACTGAAAGAATCTTgtagaaatataaaagaatacaTTTATGCAATGgagcatttttattgtttatacaaatactTGCTAAaactttattcaataaaagaaaaaaaatatttaaagaacaataaaaatagtcgatttttcaaaattctgaTCTATTTTGCCCTAAAATATGACCTAAAAcatggataatattttttaaatggaattAGCAAATGCTAATTTACTGCTATTtaacaaaacttttttattagtttaacttttttatgttaactaaagacaatttattataatattctaaatattctaccctaattaaacatatttagatGCCAAACTTATGACCATAGACCATTTGTTGCCTTTAAAGATCAGATATGGATATTGTTACATTAtttgatacattattaaattttaagatgttgttaaacataatttatcaaattgtttttaataaactataaaaatagctTTGACAATAAGTTGTaggtattaatagttttttatccAGAATATCATATTAGTAGCCTccttaaagatttatttttataatgtggtttattattgattattatgatttaaagtttaatatactttGTACAGtgtgcaatattttaaaacattgtatactattatttatttattaaataacattataagttataagttatatatataattatgtaaataaaaataaaacatttgtttaaaaaaacaacaggcTTAGTACGTCTAGAAGCGTGGAAGCTGTTATTGAACATACCGAGCAATGATGAACAATTATATCCTTTGGAAATTATTAAGGACCATCCTGAATACCATCAAGTTGATATGGATGTAAGGAGATGTTTAAAAAGATTTCCGCCTGGTATAtcatatgaaaaaattggtatatTACAAAAAGAATTGATAGCAATTATACTAAGTGTGATTAAAGAATATCCAGATCTAAAATACTACCAAGTAATTAATGTACCTAGAAGATTAATGTAATCAGAAGTCAGAACTTCTAGTATTGATTAATTAGTattgaatgtttaaatataatattattaattaatttaaaatttagctttacatactttattatgctagtttttaatttttatatattttggttataCTATTTACAGATTTTCCATTTAACTATTGATGCTACATTGCTgcctattatgtaatatgtattgatatattatacttatattttataagtataataatgcagtcttatatatagtatatctaattttctagaaaatttgatagtaaatctttttttatttcttttagttcatatttaaatttttttgttttataaaaaaaaaatgtatacaatttattatttaggtccaattaaattctatttttcaatactaaaataattcaattttatttattatgtattaaaaagtttttttttatagtatatatgttgttatattacatttttttttttattacttcagGGTTATCATGATGTTGCTGTTACTTTTCTTATAGAAGTTGGACAAAAAGAAGCATATAGAATAATGAAACATTTATCATTACATCATCTAAAAGAATTTCTAAAGCCAACTATGGAGGAAACATCATATCTATTATTACATGTTTTTCCGTTAATTAAAAAGCTTGATCCAGAATTAGAGGAATTTATTGAAAAGTGAGAATTAATCcagttataattagttattttaataaactttagctaaattatttattatatttaaataataaatttatgattttaatacagataattttaaataacatccATTATTATGCTTTTAGGTCTGGTATTGGTACAATATTTGCTCTTCCTTGGTTAATATCATGGTTTAGTCATAGCTTAGACCAACATTCAAAAGTAGTAAGATTATTTGATTTCTTTCTAGCATCACCAAAAGAAATCATCTTGTATGTTATAGCCCAATTAATAAATGCCAGACGTGATGAAGTTTTAAATACTGAATGTGATATGGCATGTGTTCACATGGTCTTATCtaaggtattaaataaattataattcttatgcacttatttaatatatacatttttatttaacagatTCCTGAAAGcctaaattttgaaataatattggataaagctacaaaaatgtacaaagaATATGATCTTGCTAATGTCAAACAAGAAGTTGACGCAAGAGTAATACTAGAGTAAGTCATTAatcttatatctataaatattgtatattataaatcgaaaaaattttttttatataattatcatatcatTTTAGAGCTAAGTTATTAAATGATCAGCGAGAAGAAAATGCAAAGCGgataaaaaacaagaaatttGCAGCTCAAGAACAGCCAGTATTTAACAAAGCTTTCCGTTATGTACCCATATGGATCAGACCAAGAATGAGATTTGGCCTATTATTCTTCGGGTTTAGTTTAGCTGCCGGACTCTGGGctgttttaaaatctaataataattaaaaataaaaaattgtttcattccaattattatttgtgctaTACACAGGGGACCAAATAGACtgatatcttaaatattatattgatatatatatatatttatttgtttttattttttgatattggagcatttcaattaattaattttttttttacacatccttatttatttagttaacttTGTTTAATTCAGCcaaacagttatattatttaagtaataaaactgtatcatactattttttagaaataaaatgtgattttgaatattaattgttttttacaaatctattattgatcacattttttttaaattttataattgtttattattgtttaaaacttatcttatctatgtaataattagtttttataaatgtcaataaaatgtatttattgttgtctcattttatttttattttgaatttgtttgtgttttcttaaaatatttcatagtttataaaacatatacttaataagagcataaataaataatcttgcAGCTCAATAAGGTAATCACTAatcatatttcaattaaacattatatttgtataatgaaattttcatttttaaaatataatatgttttaggtATTATCAATTGCAGACttgtaatattcaaaataaatctaggaacctatagaaaaaaaaatgagttggATGGTTTtgtcacaaaaatattttaattagatgtagtagtaaaatattttggatatagttttgaaaaaaaaacttatcaaattgagatatattttgttgattcTGTGATtgtgaaaacaatatattatatttttggttatgtatttaactttatgtcttttaagttttaatattaaataatgggtaaagctaaataatatttatattatttctttgtcAATAACTATTGATACTaattaagcaattaaaaatatatgtatttgtccTAAAACTAAAGATCTGATTGCACTCATCCCTTAAGTATCTACATAAtagttagttaattttattttctactacTACTGAAAAACCAACTTCATAAagatgtagaaaaaaaattttattttgcaaatcTATGTACCGGGTTTGTAGgattttgaattgtttttgcTTTAACGCAGCTATTAATGATTTgatttcactaatattaaacattgaatTATTTGTGAGTTACAAGTATCTTTTAAAGTCCatggtataaattaataaatcatttgttaattaggtatttaattgtatatatattcttcTCTAGAGCTTTTATATATGcgtagacattttaaatacttataccttttaaaataattgtagattCAGTAGCGTGGCAAACATTTTGTGGGTGTGGGGTGGTGGAGAGCATcaatatttgttcatttagataaaatactaCTATCTTATATTTCACAAGGACTAACAACTGGTTCAAGGGCTTCAATATCCATACAAAAAACAAaggtttagaaaatatttaccaattacattttattcctACTGTATAAAGAAATTCTATCGATTTCCATAAACCATGGGTTTACCACATGTTATTTATggctatttatacataatatgaataatatgatctaagatttaatgttatttaacatTGAATGATCAGatctttaatttgtttatagttaattcactgtagtatttttattaaatcttacatttttttatatttcctgttgtaaaattttttattttggtttattttcaGCGAAGATTGCTACCAATTGCTTTTGGGGCTAAGcaaacaatttacattttttgtacttaaataaGGATAGAAAATTCttgttataacatttaaggtagttaaattaaaaatatttatgcaaaattatattaaatcaattggtAAATTAACTTACATTTCATTTACTTACCACTTGccaatctattttttaattaataactatctatattatttatgttattatttacaatattatgaattcattattattaaatatgaaattgagccacaaatcacaatacaagatattactgaaataaataataagagcatgtataaattattgtattaatttatcaccGAGATAACTATAATTGTGTCATTGTTTAGTGTtatcgaaaaattaaattattatttattatcctaAGTCCTAAGTTTAATATggaataataaagtatttaaaacaataataaaaaggatatttaatatatgacatattaatGTGACTCGATACACCTTACCACAAAAAAcagtaaaagaaaaacagtttgcacattttgtataatatattccattaaatcttttgtttataactcaaaattaaatgaaaataactaggaatgacatttaaatactttagtaaaataaattaagttatataattaatttaaaataatatccacTACAAAGTGACTTCATTTTAGAATTTGTTTCATTGAAATGAAAGTGAAATTTTtgcattatattctatacctatctattaatttttgaactaaagtattttaaaaattatatttttctgataAGATTCTTAGTttacaacataaatttaaGAGGCCGTCAcagtagaaaaaaatcgaCCGTAAAAAATGCTTTCGTACTTCCAATAGTTCTCAGGCCTCGTTGATCGTAGAAACATGATTTtggtatcaaaataatcacaaGAAGTTGTACTAAATATTCTTGAaacagaattttaaaatattttttcgttccaattttatttgtatttgaagtttgtacaatttttcattttttaaaaaaattatataaaataggcaATTTTAGATATCGAAAATTTGTTCCAAGAATATTTAGTACAACTTctcgttattattttgataccaAAATCATGTTTCTACGATCAACGAAACCTGAGTACTATTGAAAGTACGAAAGCATATTTTTGGCaaaaaaattacgaatttGTCGTCATGTGCTGCTAAAGCGATTACAGCAGCAGCGTTCTGTAATAGTACTTCTTTCACCACCCCGCTTGCATAAGCAGCCGAACCGCACCAAAGTTCAAAACTGGTTATTTATCGTAGCCGCACAcaggttataaaatataaatagccaAATACGTcaatacgaaaataataattttgtcaatgaataatattactttatttttcgatGTTATAATTCGTATTCTTTACGCAAAATggaactacataatataatatcgtaaaattGTCACAAATCAGCTAGAAaacgtacaatttttttttttttttttattattattagaatatttacaatctatGCTACAATAAGGCATAATAAGCAAATTTGAGCACACAtacgtacaattttatttacaacatgAACACATGAGGAGGGAGGCCATCCAGTGATAGAACCCaacgttattttaatttttttaattaattttttcaattttaattatttattaattattgacttgatataaattaaatttaaattaaatggaaTGAACCATTAATCATTCAATAGATCACGACACCAATTTCTCTTTAGGCGGCGTGGGGGGTTACTAGGAAGTGAGTTGGAAGCAAGTTCAGCGATTAAAGGGTTAAAGTGACATTGTAATTTAGagtgaaattttttatagtgttttgtGGCTAATTGATTTACTGTTTCTATTTTGAAGTCATTTTGGAGTGTGGAATTTGATACATACCAAGGTGCGGAAGAGATAATTCGGAGAGTGATACATT
This genomic stretch from Rhopalosiphum maidis isolate BTI-1 chromosome 3, ASM367621v3, whole genome shotgun sequence harbors:
- the LOC113559835 gene encoding TBC1 domain family member 20 isoform X1; protein product: MTTDHEDSDGNSSDSSYSKVDFYEVMNEVPEIYKSKVDELNKILQSKNQDINRLRDLAISDGGLVISLVRLEAWKLLLNIPSNDEQLYPLEIIKDHPEYHQVDMDVRRCLKRFPPGISYEKIGILQKELIAIILSVIKEYPDLKYYQGYHDVAVTFLIEVGQKEAYRIMKHLSLHHLKEFLKPTMEETSYLLLHVFPLIKKLDPELEEFIEKSGIGTIFALPWLISWFSHSLDQHSKVVRLFDFFLASPKEIILYVIAQLINARRDEVLNTECDMACVHMVLSKIPESLNFEIILDKATKMYKEYDLANVKQEVDARVILEAKLLNDQREENAKRIKNKKFAAQEQPVFNKAFRYVPIWIRPRMRFGLLFFGFSLAAGLWAVLKSNNN
- the LOC113559835 gene encoding TBC1 domain family member 20 isoform X2 is translated as MTTDHEDSDGNSSDSSYSKVDFYEVMNEVPEIYKSKVDELNKILQSKNQDINRLRDLAISDGGLVISLVRLEAWKLLLNIPSNDEQLYPLEIIKDHPEYHQVDMDGYHDVAVTFLIEVGQKEAYRIMKHLSLHHLKEFLKPTMEETSYLLLHVFPLIKKLDPELEEFIEKSGIGTIFALPWLISWFSHSLDQHSKVVRLFDFFLASPKEIILYVIAQLINARRDEVLNTECDMACVHMVLSKIPESLNFEIILDKATKMYKEYDLANVKQEVDARVILEAKLLNDQREENAKRIKNKKFAAQEQPVFNKAFRYVPIWIRPRMRFGLLFFGFSLAAGLWAVLKSNNN